The genomic interval CTCTCTTAGTTTTTGTTTGTGAGCTACGAAAGTCTCAGTTCTCATTTAGCAAATAATGATTAGCCATATGCTTCATCTTCACCCACCAGAGAATCAATAAATTCATCCAGTGTATTGCAGAGCAATCTGGTATTTTTTTGACATTATCTTCCATACTTAGATCATCATTCCATGAATCTGTCGCCAAAAAAAAACCTTACCTGTCATATCAATACAGATATAGTTATTGCCCCAATCCAATGCAAATGGAAGTAAGTGAGTTGGAATAATCCCTTTAGATACTCCATTTTGATATGTATCTTCAAGAGAACTTTCATTGGGAGACGCGTCCTTCATTTTCAAAAAACCTGAAACGTAGATTGGTTCAAAATCATTATCGCCAATCCAATGATCCGGTTCAGGAGTCCCACCATTGGTCTGCAAATAAAATACTTTCAATGTATCAGGTAGTTGAAAACCAAGCCGCTTTTCTATTTCAGCAAGATCAGATTTAGAGAGTTGTGATCCGATACATGTGACGGCGGGCCGTGGGGTTGGTTGTCCGATGGCGCGGACTGGGCGACTGGCACAACAAAGCGCTAAAGAAAAAGCCCCGGTTAGGGGGCTTTAGGAGAAGCTTATGGATGAAGTTTCAATCAGGAACAAATATCATTCGCCATAGAAACTACAGCATCTCTAATATCCTCAATTTTTTCTTTATCAGCTTCAGAATACCAATCTATTGAACGCATAAAATACGGCGTCAAGTCGATAAAACATGCAGAAAGCCTTTTAGGTATCTCATTAACGTTTTGGAAATCGTCAGCTAAAAACTTCATTGCTTCAATTAGTTCATCAAATGCTTTTTGATCAATTCCTTCATTAAGACCTATTTTCAACAGTAATCCAGACTCTTCTTGTAAGTGGTGTACAACAATATCTATAGCTTGATTGACTTCCATTGAGTTCCTCGTTATTGCGGGCAATCACTTGTTTTAGTGACCGCTGTCTTTAAATCAATTATGTGAATGGAATCGGCTGGGACATGGCCAACAATTAATACTTCTTTTGATGAAGTAGCAAAGTTAATAGCGGGTTGTTTCAATCCTGCTGCAATTGCCTTTTCTTTTGTTGAAATATCAATGATTTCACGATTTCCGAGAACATCGGGTATTACATCATCAGTATCAAATGTAACTGTTGTTTGTCCAGGTTGATTCCATTTAGCTGCAACTTCTGGATCTAGAGTTGTCGATATATATTGAGAACCATTGTTACTTGAGCCTGAACTGACGTGTCCATGAGCACTCATGTTGCGATCTGGTTTTTTGGCGGAAAGGCCTGCTGAAGGATCTTCATTTGAGCCGCTTACATTTTACGTCAGCATTAACACAGCTGGGCTACTATGATGGCGATTACGATGCCAGCAAACGTCGTAGGGCAAAACTTATTCCTTTTCATTAATTTCTCTCAGACTGTTATAAATGCATCATGTTTGAAATAAAACAGAACAGCCTGAACCAAATCATCTGCGGAATATTCCTCGTTCTGCATTCTCAAATTATGTTCAATTTGGAGCAGGATTGAGATTTCTAAAAAATATACCAGCCTATTATTTATCACATAGTCATGTTTCGATCCGTCAGGGTCTTCTGCTTCATCTGGATCGAGAACAGCGCAGTTCTTAAAATCAAAGCCTTGGTCATTTTTGACAATATATAAGGCTTCATCCTCTGGAAGCTCCGCCAATACTGCAAGGATATCTTCGAGTGCTTTCATTATTTATCTAACTCCTCCGCCCCATATTTCCATACCGCCTTGTTGATTTGGATGTAAAGTGCTTTGAACAGGGCCAGGAGCTTGATGTTGAGGCAATGGCACCAATTCCATACTTCCTGGATCTTGAGCGCTATGATGCCACGTTAATCCTTGTTTTGAAGGTGTTTTACCTTTAAATTTTCCTCTGGCTCCAGGGCTTACAAATTCGGTGATTCCTGGATATAAATTTTCTAACATTGCACCCAATTGCGGATTTTGATTAATCGATTCGTATAACTGCCTATTAGATTCCTGAAAATGATGATAATCATTTTTTCCCGGATAATTAACACCATCTTTCAATTGTGCTTTGTACGCAACAGAATAATTAGGACTAGATAAAGGGCGGCCTGTAGCATCAGTTTCCTTACAACTTAGCCCCAGCGGATCAACCCACTCCACCGGATTCGGACAATACTGATAAACATTCAATCCGCCCAAGATGCCTATCGGATCATGACTGATATACCGCCCGGTCTGGGGATCATAATACCGATTAAAGTTCTGATACAACCCGGTTTCGATATCTTCGTACTGCCCGGCAAATCTGAGCTTTGGATCAACTGCAAAGCCATTCCTCGGATGGGTTTTATGGCTTTGGCCATTCCGGGTTTTACCGTAGACCTCATGCTCAGTCGCCCAGAGTTGTTCTCCAGTCTCATGACTGTATAGGGCTTTGGCGGTGCCCAGATGATCAGCTTCGATATCCAGCAGGCCCAGTTCATAATCATACAAGCCCACCGGTTTATGGCTGTAAGGCTCGTAGAGGTAGTATTGCTGGAAGGTTCGGTTATTGAGATTACAATCGATGTGCCGCGTCTGAATCAGATTGCCGCCGTTCCAGACGTAGCGTTCTGCGTATTGATACCAGAGATCGGGTTGGTTATGGGTGCGATAGCGTTTGTAGTTTGTCGCCCATTCGGTTTGTTGTTCGGGTTTGTCCTGTTTGAAGACGGATTTCTCGATCCTTCTGCCAAATGGGTCATAGCGGAAGGTCAGCGCTTGTTTGAGTGTACCGTTGATGCGTTCTTCAAATTTAATAAGTTGATGTTTGGCATTGTATTCCAGGCTTTGAACGATCTTTTGATCTTTACCTTTTTTGATCTGAACGAGATTGCCGTATTCATCGTAGCTAAAATGCCGGTCACCCATAAATGGCAGGC from Gynuella sunshinyii YC6258 carries:
- a CDS encoding SMI1/KNR4 family protein; this translates as MGQPTPRPAVTCIGSQLSKSDLAEIEKRLGFQLPDTLKVFYLQTNGGTPEPDHWIGDNDFEPIYVSGFLKMKDASPNESSLEDTYQNGVSKGIIPTHLLPFALDWGNNYICIDMTGKVFFWRQIHGMMI
- a CDS encoding DUF7716 domain-containing protein yields the protein MKALEDILAVLAELPEDEALYIVKNDQGFDFKNCAVLDPDEAEDPDGSKHDYVINNRLVYFLEISILLQIEHNLRMQNEEYSADDLVQAVLFYFKHDAFITV